From Scomber scombrus chromosome 9, fScoSco1.1, whole genome shotgun sequence, one genomic window encodes:
- the rlim gene encoding E3 ubiquitin-protein ligase RLIM, giving the protein MEGSDSVEQGGSDQPESQRRRQLDRLDREEAFYQFVNNLSDEDYRLMRDNNLLGTPGEVTEDELLHRLQQIKDGPEQQNNTPRTESAEEPGEQPESSEDPAGGDSLLDWLNTVRRTGNTTRTGHRGNQSWRAVSQTNPNSGDFRFSLEISVNRNLAEQQGAAEGEQESPEGQAAAAAAAAAAAAAAAAAAAALADANPNPNPNPNPEPQVPMETEVVEEPVVEELAVIVEPEPELEEVVSQEILPEPPSSPAVLPVQPTLPPSPRRGQRRPRSRSPEPRRTRARTARSRSPLNLDQLEDLPNPRHAPSSQGPSSDTNAPPVPPVEGSSRTRQHVLSRQSTADSDAQQSRAGAESVPEAQNVRPQEGETAGGEGGAAGRRPPTIMLDLQVRRVRPGEYRQRDSIASRTRSRSQNSNNTFLYESERGGFRRTFSRSERAGVRTYVSTIRIPIRRISDAGLGEATSMALQSMIRQIMTGFGELGYLMDSDSDSSDSNRGASTPADLTETLNNPDATTAPTPAAEVEEPPVAAGVRARTVETDMDEGLATAPPASGGRARPRPPISLEEPSSLPFLRLAHFFLLNDDDEDQPQGLTKEQIDNLSMRNFGESDALKTCSVCITEYAEGNKLRKLPCSHEYHVHCIDRWLSENSTCPICRRAVLVSANRESVV; this is encoded by the exons ATGGAAGGGTCTGATAGTGTAGAGCAAGGCGGCAGTGACCAGCCAGAGTCACAGCGCAGAAGGCAGCTGGACCGCCTGGACAGAGAGGAGGCCTTCTATCAATTTGTCAACAATCTCAGTGATGAGGATTATCGTCTCATGAGAGACAACAATCTTTTGGGCACCCCAG GAGAGGTAACAGAGGATGAACTGTTACATAGACTTCAGCAAATCAAAGATGGTCCCGAACAACAGAATAATACCCCCAGGACTGAAAGTGCAGAGGAACCAGGTG aaCAACCGGAAAGCTCTGAGGATCCTGCTGGTGGGGATAGTCTCCTGGACTGGCTGAACACAGTGAGGCGCACAGGCAATACAACCAGAACTGGTCATCGTGGGAACCAGTCGTGGCGGGCAGTAAGCCAGACCAACCCAAACAGTGGAGATTTTCGCTTCAGCCTGGAAATCAGTGTGAACCGCAACCTGGCTGAACAGCAGGGAGCTGCTGAAGGAGAGCAGGAGTCTCCAGAGGgtcaagcagcagcagcagcagcagcagcggcggcagcagcagcggcggcagcagcagcggcagcgcTTGCAGATGCAAATCCaaatcctaatcctaatcctaatcctgAACCACAGGTCCCTATGGAGACAGAAGTGGTTGAAGAACCAGTTGTAGAGGAGCTGGCTGTCATAGTGGAACCAGAGCCTGAATTAGAAGAGGTTGTTTCACAGGAGATACTGCCAGAACCCCCCAGCTCACCAGCTGTCCTTCCAGTGCAACCCACACTTCCTCCTTCTCCACGCAGAGGACAAAGGAGACCTCGCAGCCGCAGTCCAGAACCACGCAGGACCAGGGCTCGTACAGCCAGAAGTCGCTCTCCTCTCAACCTAGATCAGCTGGAGGATCTCCCTAATCCACGTCACGCTCCCAGCTCGCAAGGCCCCAGCTCTGACACCAACGCTCCTCCTGTGCCTCCAGTGGAGGGCAGTTCTCGGACTCGACAACATGTTCTGTCCAGGCAAAGCACTGCTGACAGTGATGCTCAGCAGTCTAGGGCTGGAGCAGAATCAGTCCCAGAGGCCCAAAACGTCAGACCTCAGGAAGGAGAAACTGCTGGAGGGGAAGGGGGTGCAGCTGGACGCCGCCCCCCTACTATCATGCTTGATCTCCAGGTGCGTCGTGTGCGTCCAGGCGAATATCGCCAAAGAGACAGCATCGCCAGTCGCACCCGCTCACGCTCCCAGAActcaaacaacacatttctttatgaaaGTGAGCGCGGTGGATTTCGTAGGACTTTCTCACGCTCAGAGCGTGCCGGTGTGAGGACCTACGTCAGCACTATTCGCATCCCTATCCGGAGAATCTCTGATGCAGGTTTGGGAGAGGCAACCTCAATGGCTCTCCAGTCTATGATCCGGCAGATCATGACAGGCTTTGGTGAACTCGGATACCTCATGGATTCAGACTCTGACTCTTCAGATTCAAACCGTGGAGCCAGCACACCTGCGGATCTCACTGAGACCCTGAACAACCCAGATGCTACCACTGCTCCGACTCCTGCTGCTGAGGTTGAGGAACCACCTGTAGCTGCTGGAGTCAGGGCAAGGACAGTTGAGACTGATATGGATGAGGGCCTTGCCACTGCTCCACCTGCCTCTGGTGGTAGGGCTCGACCTAGACCTCCTATCAGCTTAGAAGAGCCCAGCTCACTGCCCTTCCTCCGACTTGCCCACTTCTTCCTcctaaatgatgatgatgaggaccaGCCCCAAGGGCTGACCAAAGAGCAGATTGACAACCTCTCTATGCGCAACTTTGGTGAGAGTGATGCCTTGAAGACTTGCAGTGTCTGCATAACAGAGTATGCAGAAGGAAATAAGCTACGTAAGCTGCCCTGTTCTCATGAGTACCATGTGCACTGCATTGATCGCTGGCTGTCTGAAAACTCCACTTGCCCTATCTGCCGCAGGGCAGTCCTGGTGTCTGCCAACCGAGAGAGTGTGGTTTAG